GCGATGAAAAAAAATGCCTATCTTGCGGTATTGGAATTAAAATTTTAAAACAGAACTAACCAGATACTGATTTCCAGTAAAACTTTCTACCCTATAATTCGTTTTTATATTATGGAATTTCCACACGAGCTAAAAGAACTATATCCTAATCAGATTATTGAGGTTAGGGGGAATGCCGATGCCTTAACTGTTATTTTAAATAAAGATGTAGATATCCATAAATTTAAGGTAGAACTGATCAAAAAGTTTTCGGGACTGGAAGAGCAACAAACACTTTTTATTAAACACGAAGATAAACAGGATTTCGAAAAATTGGTTTTAGAATAAATGAGTATGATTTGCGATTAAAATTTAACCAATTAAATTTGCTAAATTAGATGCTGAAATCAAATGACGGTTTTGGGTTTGGATAATTTTGTTTCGTGCTTGCGATTAAGATTTTTAAAATAAGCTTAAAATGTTACAGAAGATTATAACTTATTTTGAACAGCAGAGTTTTGGAGTTTCTACCTATTTGGCCAATAAGCTGAATATGAGTATCGCTAAAGTGCGCCTGTTTTTTATTTATTCGTCGTTTTTGGCGGTAGGTTTTCCAATATTATTTTATTTTTTGGCAGCTGTTGTGCTAGATATCAGGACGTATATGAAAAGAATGCGGTTGCGGATATGGGAATAGTTCAGTTGGCAGTTAACAGTATTCAGTAGGCAGTTAACAGTATCCGGTTTGTCGTTGATTAAACTGTGAACTACGAACTGATAACTGAATTAATCATCATCTCTTAAAATTTCTGCAATTTCGTTAAAGCCTTTTTCTGCGGCTAAATCTGCTGGCAGTTTTCCGCCTTCCATGCGTAAAGAAACCTCTGCGCCGTGTTCTAACAGTAAAATAATCAATTCGATATTTCCCAATTGTGCAGCAGTATGTAATGGGGCTAAACCTGCTTTCTGACAAACATTCGGGTATGCGCCTGCATCTAACAGCATTTTAGTGATATTGAAATTATTAGCTGCCACTGCTGAGTGGATTGGAAATACATTAAAGCCATTTTTTGATGCCAGGTTAACATCGGCACCTTTTAAAACCAGAAAACGGGCTAATTCTTCATGTCCGAAATAGCAGGCTAAACCAAGTGGTGTAAAGCCATCTTCAGAAAAATCGTTTATACTTTCGGGGTTTTGAAAAATCAATAAGGTAGCCGCATCGAATTTACCAACTGCACAGGCTTCAAATAAGGTTAAATTATCTACAAACTCAGCTATTAAGTCGGCTATTTCTTGCTTTTTGTAGTAACAAGCCAATAATAACGGCGAAATGTGATGAGAAGTATCCAGATTTGCCAATTTTGGATTTTCTACCAAAATTTCTTTTACTGCTTGTAAATTTCCAGCCTCAATTTGCTCTTCGAGTTGCGCTATGCCCATAGTATTGTTTCAAAAATCGCTTTAAATTAACAAAAATTAAGAAATTGTAAACTTTAATGCCTAAATATATTTAGTGTAAGGCAATCTACCAAGACCTCAGAGGTCAAAAAACATGATGTCTAAAAAAATGAGCAACCGGCCGAAAATTGCCAACTGAAAGCTGTTAACCCATTTGGGCGTTACCCAATCCCGTGAAAAACGGGAAAGGGGCGGGCTTTGCAGGGCTGCGCTTCGCTCCGGTACCGATGAAAGATCGGTACTGAACCCTTACAATCCCTAACGCAAACCCACTGTCTTAGCAACCATTAGATTTAAGCCCTAAGAACTACAGATTCAGGTTAAATAAACCTGACAGAACGAAAAGCCCGGAACGAACCGCTCTGTCCGTAGAGTTAAGCATAGCGCCTCTATGGATATAAGAATAAAATTGAGTTTATAACTCGATTAAAACGAGTCACAGACTCTTTCTATTATTAATCCGTAGAGCCCTTCGGAACTCTACGGACAGATATAGATTTAAGCCCTAAGAACTACAGACTCAGGTTAAATAAACCTGATAGAACGAAAAGCCCGGAACGAAGAATGAGTGAGGACTTGAAGTGATAGCAGGACGGTCGCAACCGAAGTGCACAGAACCCTGCTTTTCAAAATAATAGGAGCTGAATCACCTAGTATTTCCCCGCTCTGTCCGTAGAGTTAAGCATAGCGTCTCTATGGATATAAGAATAAAATTGAGTTTATAAACTCGATTAAAACGAGTCAGAGACTCTTTTCTATTATTAATCCGTAGAGCCCTTCGGAACTCTACGGACAGACACGTTAAGCCCTAAGAACTACAGCCTCAGGTTAAATAAACCTGATAGAACGAAAAGCCCGGAACGAAGAATGAGTGAGGACTTGAAGTGATAGCGGGACGGTTATAACCGAAGTGCACAGAACCCTGCTTTTCAAAATAATATGAACTGAATCACCTAGTATTTTCCCGCTCTGTCCGTAGAGTTAAGCATAGCATCTCTATGGATATAAGAATAAAATTGAGTTTATAAACTCGATTAAAACGAGTCACAGACTCTTTTCTATTATTAATCCGTAGAGCCCTTCGGAACTCTACGGACAGACACGTTAAGCCTTAAGAACTACAGACTCAGGTTAAATAAACCTGATAGAACGAAAAGCCCGGAACGAAGAATGAGTGAGGACTTGAAGTGATAGCGGGACGGTCGCAACCGAAGTGCACAGAACCCTGCTTTTCAAAATAATAGGAGCTGAATCACCTAGTATTTCCCCGCTCTGTCCGTAGCGTTAAGCATAGCGTCTCTATGGATATAAGAATAAAATTGAGTTTATAACTCGATTAAAACGAGTACAGACTCTTTTCTATTATTAATCCGTAGAGCCCTTCGGAACTCTACGGACAGATATGGCTAAAAATGGTCGCTATGAATAGAAATTAATCAGGCTGAGGTTATGAGGTCTATAAACAAAAAAATCCCGTTTAACCTCTCCAGGCAAAACGGGATAAAACCTAAAACAAAATCCGTTTCATTTGACAAAACGTAACAACTTGTGTGTTGTTAAAATAATAGACAATAATTTCTGTTTAAGGTTTAATGCCTGATGAATATTTTTATTTAATTTAAGGCACATTAAAAAAATAAGATATAACGATATATTTCCTCGGGTTTAATGCATTGTTTTGAAAAGAGGAGGCATAGTAGAAAGTATATAACAGCTGTGGTTACAATTTGTGATTATTTTTTTTGTAAGGCTTTCGTTAATGCTGCGCAGTTTTATCTAAGTTTGTTCAATATTAAATTATTATAGGATAGAAAATGTCGGTAAGGGGTAACCAGTTTAAAACCAATACATTCAGAGATAAAGGTGCAGAAAGTGCGCCCGGCAGGTCATCATCAGGCAGGCAGCCGAAAGAAAAAAGAGATTTTTTGCCAAGTTTCGACTTGGCAGATGGGCGTGCAGTTAAAATTGTAGGCCTGTTTTTTGTGATATTGTCATTATATTTTTTAATTGCTTTTACCTCGTATTTATTTACCTGGCAAGATGATCAGAGTTATGTAATCGATGCGAACGGCGGTTGGGGCAATCTTTTTAAAACAGCAGAAGAACTAAAGGAAGCAGGTGTTTCTATACCTGTGGTTCAAAACTGGTTAGGTAAGTTTGGTGCTTTGTTATCGCACCAGTTTATTTACGAATGGTTTGGTATTGCATCTTTTTTGTTCGTTTTGGCCTTTTTTATTATCGGCTACCGTTTATTGTTTAAAGTTAAAATCCTTTCTATCTCTAAAACATTAGGTTATAGCTTTTTCTTTTTACTGTTTATTTCGTTAACCTTAGGTTTTGCACATAGCTTTTGGTCAGAATCGCCACATTATTTAGAAGGTGAGTTTGGTTATTGGAGCAATAAATTATTAAGTGCCCAAATTGGCGCAGCTGGTGTTGCAGGATTAATTGCTTTTGCCGGATTAACCATTCTAATCATTGCCTATAATATCGATTTTAAATTTCCGGAACGTAAAGCGAAAGAAGTTTATCTCGATAACGAAACGCCAGATTACGTAAACGATATTAGAGCACAGGCAGTAAAAAACAAAACTTTCGAAGAAGAACCATCAGCACCTATTGAATTTCCGGTGCACGATAAGCCTGTAGGTAACGAACGTAAACAACAAAACGTCGTATTGCAGCCAAGTCGTTATGAAGAAAAAGAAGAGGAAGAAACTGTAGCACCTGTGGTATTATCCCCGTTGGCTGCTAATTTGCCACTGGCTACTGCTGCAGCTTCATCACTGCCTTTAGTAGTAGAACCGCCAATTGAAACCGAAAAGGAA
The nucleotide sequence above comes from Pedobacter riviphilus. Encoded proteins:
- a CDS encoding ankyrin repeat domain-containing protein; amino-acid sequence: MGIAQLEEQIEAGNLQAVKEILVENPKLANLDTSHHISPLLLACYYKKQEIADLIAEFVDNLTLFEACAVGKFDAATLLIFQNPESINDFSEDGFTPLGLACYFGHEELARFLVLKGADVNLASKNGFNVFPIHSAVAANNFNITKMLLDAGAYPNVCQKAGLAPLHTAAQLGNIELIILLLEHGAEVSLRMEGGKLPADLAAEKGFNEIAEILRDDD
- a CDS encoding PspC family transcriptional regulator, whose protein sequence is MLQKIITYFEQQSFGVSTYLANKLNMSIAKVRLFFIYSSFLAVGFPILFYFLAAVVLDIRTYMKRMRLRIWE